A single Deltaproteobacteria bacterium HGW-Deltaproteobacteria-4 DNA region contains:
- a CDS encoding EamA family transporter, producing MERHKQGLLLALASVLIWSTVATAFKLSLRYLPPPHLLLYASVVSTLILGGILLFQGKLATLRATPLRELRFSLLLGGLNPCLYYLILFRAFELLPAQEAQPLNYTWAITLTLLSIPILKQRPTAGELVAILIGYAGVVVIATRGDLAGLHFSSPIGVALALGSTVIWSLYWLYSARDQRDPVVALFLNFLCGSALVLFYCLLFAPLTLPPLAGLLGALYIGTFEMGITYVLWLAALQRARSAAQISNLIFLSPFLSLLFIHFLVGEEIYPSTYAGLGLIVAGLLLRNCRWRR from the coding sequence ATGGAACGGCATAAACAGGGATTGCTGCTGGCGCTGGCGAGCGTCCTGATCTGGTCGACGGTGGCGACAGCTTTCAAACTCTCCCTCCGCTACCTGCCGCCGCCGCATCTTCTCCTTTACGCCTCGGTGGTCTCGACGCTCATCCTCGGGGGAATTCTGCTGTTCCAGGGGAAGTTGGCCACCCTGCGTGCCACACCCCTTCGCGAGCTGCGCTTCTCCCTCCTTCTCGGCGGGCTCAACCCCTGCCTTTACTATCTCATCCTTTTTCGCGCCTTTGAACTCCTCCCCGCGCAGGAAGCGCAGCCCCTCAACTATACCTGGGCGATCACTCTCACCCTTTTGTCGATTCCGATCCTCAAGCAGCGGCCGACCGCCGGAGAGCTGGTCGCCATTCTGATCGGCTATGCCGGTGTGGTGGTCATCGCCACCCGTGGCGACCTTGCCGGCCTGCACTTCTCCAGTCCGATCGGCGTCGCCCTCGCCCTTGGCAGCACAGTGATCTGGTCCCTTTACTGGCTCTACAGCGCCCGCGACCAGCGCGATCCGGTGGTGGCGCTCTTTCTCAACTTCCTTTGCGGCAGCGCTCTGGTCCTTTTTTACTGCCTGCTCTTCGCGCCGCTGACGCTGCCGCCCCTCGCCGGTCTCCTCGGCGCTCTCTACATCGGCACCTTTGAGATGGGGATCACCTACGTCCTCTGGCTGGCGGCCCTGCAGCGCGCCCGGAGCGCGGCGCAGATCAGCAACCTCATCTTCCTGTCTCCTTTCCTGTCGCTGCTCTTCATCCATTTCCTCGTCGGCGAGGAGATCTACCCCTCCACTTATGCCGGTCTGGGGCTGATTGTCGCCGGACTGCTGTTGCGCAACTGCCGCTGGCGACGCTGA
- a CDS encoding Rrf2 family transcriptional regulator — MIITRATEYAVRAVLHMAKQPKGEVVYKKDICAAQDVTPAFLTKILQPLIKCGIVASQRGVGGGFYLVKDPSEITLFDIIASQEGPLYINQCLIDKDECARHTSCPVHGVWAEIRDNFSSILRNYTFAELIRREEAGEF; from the coding sequence GTGATTATTACCCGCGCAACAGAATACGCAGTTCGAGCCGTGCTCCACATGGCCAAGCAACCCAAGGGAGAGGTTGTCTACAAAAAGGATATCTGTGCCGCCCAGGACGTGACCCCGGCCTTTTTAACCAAAATTCTTCAACCGCTGATCAAATGCGGCATCGTTGCTTCGCAGCGCGGCGTTGGCGGCGGTTTTTATCTGGTCAAAGACCCGTCCGAGATCACCCTCTTTGATATCATTGCTTCCCAGGAAGGGCCCCTTTACATCAACCAGTGCCTGATTGATAAAGATGAGTGCGCCCGCCACACCTCCTGCCCCGTACATGGCGTCTGGGCTGAGATCCGGGACAATTTTTCCTCCATCCTCCGCAACTACACCTTTGCCGAACTGATCCGCCGCGAAGAAGCCGGGGAGTTTTAA